In Geobacillus kaustophilus, a genomic segment contains:
- the araA gene encoding L-arabinose isomerase, with amino-acid sequence MLSLRPYEFWFVTGSQHLYGEEALKQVEEHSMMIVNELNQDSVFPFPLVFKSVVTTPEEIRRVCLEANASEQCAGVITWMHTFSPAKMWIGGLLELRKPLLHLHTQFNRDIPWDSIDMDFMNLNQSAHGDREYGFIGARMGVVRKVVVGHWEDPEVRERLAKWMRTAVAFAESRNLKVARFGDNMREVAVTEGDKVGAQIQFGWSVNGYGIGDLVQYIRDVSEQKVNELLDEYEELYDIVPAGRQEGPVRESIREQARIELGLKAFLQDGNFTAFTTTFEDLHGMKQLPGLAVQRLMAEGYGFGGEGDWKTAALVRLMKVMADGKGTSFMEDYTYHFEPGNELILGAHMLEVCPTIAATRPRIEVHPLSIGGKEDPARLVFDGGEGAAVNASLIDLGHRFRLIVNEVDAVKPEHNMPKLPVARILWKPRPSLRDSAEAWILAGGAHHTCFSFAVTTEQLQDFAEMAGIECVVINEHTSVPSFKNELKWNEVFWRGR; translated from the coding sequence ATGCTGTCATTACGTCCTTATGAATTTTGGTTTGTAACGGGAAGCCAGCACTTGTACGGAGAAGAAGCATTAAAGCAAGTTGAAGAGCATTCAATGATGATTGTCAATGAGCTGAATCAAGATTCAGTGTTCCCGTTCCCACTTGTTTTCAAATCAGTTGTCACAACGCCAGAGGAAATTCGGCGCGTTTGCCTTGAGGCGAATGCGAGCGAACAATGCGCTGGGGTCATCACTTGGATGCATACATTCTCGCCAGCGAAGATGTGGATTGGCGGCCTTTTGGAGCTGCGAAAACCGTTATTGCATCTTCACACTCAATTTAACCGTGATATTCCGTGGGACAGCATCGATATGGACTTTATGAACTTAAACCAATCGGCTCACGGTGACCGGGAATACGGATTTATCGGCGCGAGAATGGGCGTGGTCCGGAAAGTGGTGGTCGGGCACTGGGAAGACCCAGAAGTCCGCGAGCGGCTGGCGAAATGGATGCGGACGGCTGTCGCGTTTGCGGAAAGCCGCAACCTAAAAGTGGCTCGTTTTGGCGACAACATGCGTGAAGTGGCTGTGACGGAAGGGGACAAAGTCGGAGCGCAAATTCAATTCGGCTGGTCGGTCAACGGCTATGGCATCGGGGATTTGGTGCAATACATCCGCGATGTTTCTGAACAAAAAGTGAACGAGTTGCTCGATGAATACGAGGAGCTGTACGACATTGTACCCGCCGGCCGCCAAGAAGGGCCCGTTCGCGAATCAATTCGTGAACAGGCGCGGATTGAACTCGGGCTGAAAGCCTTTTTGCAGGATGGGAACTTTACCGCTTTCACGACGACGTTCGAGGACTTGCATGGCATGAAGCAGCTTCCGGGGCTCGCGGTTCAGCGGTTGATGGCCGAAGGATATGGCTTTGGCGGCGAGGGCGATTGGAAAACAGCTGCTCTCGTCCGGTTGATGAAAGTCATGGCCGACGGCAAAGGAACGTCGTTTATGGAAGACTACACGTACCATTTTGAGCCAGGAAACGAACTCATTCTCGGCGCCCACATGTTGGAAGTATGCCCGACTATTGCAGCGACCCGGCCGCGAATCGAAGTCCATCCGCTTTCCATCGGTGGAAAAGAAGATCCGGCCCGTCTTGTGTTTGACGGCGGCGAGGGTGCAGCGGTCAATGCATCGTTGATCGATTTAGGGCACCGTTTCCGACTCATCGTCAATGAAGTCGATGCGGTAAAACCGGAACATAACATGCCGAAACTGCCAGTCGCCCGCATTTTATGGAAGCCGCGCCCGTCGCTGCGCGACTCGGCCGAAGCATGGATTTTAGCCGGCGGCGCCCACCATACGTGCTTCTCGTTTGCGGTCACAACGGAACAATTGCAAGACTTTGCGGAAATGGCCGGCATTGAATGCGTCGTGATCAATGAACATACGTCCGTCCCGTCCTTCAAAAATGAACTGAAATGGAACGAAGTGTTTTGGCGGGGGCGGTAA
- a CDS encoding glycoside hydrolase family 27 protein, whose translation MHHYQWAKTPPMGWNSWDCYGASVTEDEVKGNAEYMAKYLKPFGWEYVVVDIQWYEPGANSSIYRPFVPLEMDEYSRLMPAVNRFPSAKGGKGFKPLADYIHNLGLKFGIHIMRGIPRQAVHQNTPILGTNVGARDIADTNSICPWNTDMYGVDHRKEGAQAYYDSLFQLYAQWGVDFVKVDDIAASKLYGTHTEEIKMIRKAIDRCGRPMVLSLSPGPAPLDHATLFVENANMRRMTDDFWDRWELLYDMFERCYKWCKLVGPGHWPDADMLPLGHIGIRSVDGGGTDRMTRFTKDEQRTMMTLWIIFRSPLMFGGELRDNDEWTLSLLTNEEVLHVHQNGYGARQVYRENDHVVWTSQDAEGNQFVAMFNISEKRSVVSVSLKDLGCMEPMKARDLWAKEDLGLVKHQLAFELGPHQSILVKLSPAVGKGL comes from the coding sequence ATGCATCACTATCAGTGGGCAAAAACTCCACCAATGGGATGGAATAGCTGGGATTGTTACGGGGCGTCAGTTACGGAAGATGAAGTAAAAGGGAATGCGGAATATATGGCAAAATACTTAAAACCATTTGGATGGGAATATGTTGTGGTCGATATTCAGTGGTATGAACCCGGCGCCAATTCGTCGATTTACCGTCCGTTTGTCCCATTAGAAATGGATGAATATTCACGTTTAATGCCGGCGGTAAATCGATTTCCATCAGCCAAGGGAGGAAAGGGATTTAAACCATTGGCCGATTACATCCACAATCTTGGATTAAAGTTTGGCATCCATATTATGCGGGGAATTCCACGTCAAGCTGTTCATCAAAATACGCCAATTTTGGGGACAAATGTAGGTGCACGCGATATTGCGGATACGAACTCAATTTGTCCTTGGAACACTGATATGTATGGAGTAGACCATCGAAAAGAAGGAGCTCAGGCTTATTACGATTCCTTATTTCAGCTTTATGCGCAATGGGGAGTCGATTTTGTAAAAGTCGATGATATTGCTGCATCAAAACTTTATGGTACCCATACGGAAGAAATCAAAATGATTCGTAAGGCAATTGATCGCTGCGGACGCCCTATGGTTCTTAGCCTGTCGCCTGGACCAGCTCCACTTGATCATGCTACGTTGTTTGTGGAAAATGCGAATATGCGGCGAATGACTGATGATTTCTGGGATCGATGGGAATTGCTTTATGATATGTTTGAGCGATGCTATAAATGGTGCAAGCTTGTTGGTCCAGGGCATTGGCCCGATGCGGATATGCTGCCATTAGGTCATATTGGCATTCGTTCGGTAGATGGCGGTGGTACCGACCGTATGACCCGATTTACCAAAGATGAACAGCGTACGATGATGACGTTATGGATAATTTTTCGATCTCCGCTGATGTTTGGCGGTGAATTAAGAGATAATGATGAGTGGACGCTTTCTCTTTTAACAAATGAAGAAGTATTACACGTTCATCAAAATGGCTACGGAGCACGGCAAGTATATCGGGAGAATGATCATGTCGTTTGGACTTCACAGGATGCTGAAGGAAATCAATTTGTCGCCATGTTTAACATTAGTGAAAAACGATCAGTTGTTTCTGTTTCTTTAAAAGATCTAGGATGTATGGAACCTATGAAGGCTAGGGATTTGTGGGCCAAAGAGGATCTAGGATTAGTTAAACATCAACTGGCATTTGAATTAGGTCCCCATCAGTCGATATTGGTGAAATTATCCCCAGCTGTAGGGAAGGGGTTATAG
- a CDS encoding ribulokinase encodes MGKKYVIGIDYGTESGRAVLVDLEGNEIADHVTPYPHGVIDEVLPESNVQLEPDWALQHPADYIEVLATAVPTVLQKSGVNPADVIGVGIDFTSCTMLPVDASGEPLCLKPEFRNRPHSWVKLWKHHAAQDEANLLNEIAAKRGEAFLPRYGGKISSEWMIAKIWQILNEDPEIYEQTDLFLEATDWVIFKMTGNIVRNSCAAGYKSIWHKQDGYPSKEFFRSLDPRLEHLTETKLRGPIVPLGTRAGVLTNEMAAMMGLLPGTAVAVGNVDAHAAVPGVGVVEPGKLVMAMGTSICHMLLGTEEKYVEGMCGVVEDGIIPGYFGYEAGQSAVGDIFAWYVEQGVPAYVKEAAEKEGVSVHEWLEKRAAAYRPGETGLLALDWWNGNRSVLVDTDLTGLIVGYTLLTKPEEIYRALLEATAFGTRKIIDAFVENGVNVDELYACGGLPQKNKLLMQIYADVTNREIKIAASKQTPAVGAAMFAAVAAGKENGGYESIVEAARNMGKVREETFKPIPENVAMYEQLYQEYTKLHDYFGRGENDVMKRLKHWKETARAAKESMTLS; translated from the coding sequence ATGGGGAAAAAGTATGTCATTGGCATTGACTATGGCACCGAATCGGGACGAGCGGTTCTTGTTGATCTAGAAGGAAACGAAATTGCGGACCATGTCACTCCGTATCCTCATGGAGTCATTGATGAAGTGCTGCCGGAATCGAACGTACAACTCGAGCCAGACTGGGCGCTGCAACACCCGGCTGATTATATTGAAGTATTGGCGACCGCTGTCCCGACGGTATTGCAAAAGTCAGGGGTCAACCCAGCCGATGTGATCGGGGTCGGCATTGATTTTACTTCATGCACGATGCTGCCGGTCGATGCTTCTGGCGAGCCGCTTTGTCTAAAGCCAGAATTCAGGAACCGTCCGCACAGTTGGGTGAAATTGTGGAAGCACCATGCCGCTCAAGATGAGGCGAACTTGCTCAATGAAATTGCGGCCAAACGAGGCGAAGCATTTTTGCCGAGATACGGCGGAAAAATTTCATCCGAATGGATGATTGCGAAAATTTGGCAGATTCTAAACGAAGATCCGGAGATTTACGAACAAACTGATCTTTTCCTCGAGGCGACTGATTGGGTCATTTTCAAAATGACCGGCAATATCGTCCGGAATAGCTGTGCGGCGGGCTATAAGTCCATTTGGCATAAACAGGACGGCTATCCAAGCAAGGAGTTTTTTCGGTCGCTTGATCCGCGGCTGGAACACTTAACAGAAACGAAACTGCGCGGCCCGATCGTTCCGCTTGGTACGAGAGCAGGCGTGCTGACGAACGAAATGGCCGCTATGATGGGCCTCCTTCCGGGAACAGCTGTCGCCGTCGGAAATGTCGATGCCCATGCGGCCGTACCAGGCGTCGGAGTCGTCGAGCCAGGCAAACTGGTGATGGCGATGGGAACCTCGATTTGCCATATGCTGCTGGGCACAGAAGAAAAATACGTCGAAGGCATGTGCGGCGTTGTGGAAGACGGCATCATTCCCGGATATTTCGGTTACGAAGCCGGCCAGTCGGCGGTGGGGGACATTTTTGCTTGGTATGTCGAACAAGGCGTTCCGGCTTATGTGAAAGAAGCGGCAGAAAAAGAAGGAGTCAGCGTTCATGAGTGGCTGGAAAAACGAGCTGCTGCCTACCGACCGGGAGAAACTGGTTTGCTTGCGTTGGACTGGTGGAACGGCAACCGCTCCGTGTTGGTCGATACCGATTTAACCGGGCTCATCGTCGGATATACACTGCTGACAAAACCAGAAGAGATTTACCGTGCGCTGCTTGAAGCAACGGCCTTTGGCACGCGCAAAATTATTGATGCGTTTGTTGAAAACGGTGTCAACGTTGACGAGTTGTACGCATGCGGCGGATTGCCGCAAAAAAATAAGCTGCTCATGCAAATTTATGCCGATGTGACCAACCGCGAGATCAAAATCGCGGCGTCGAAGCAAACCCCGGCAGTGGGGGCTGCCATGTTCGCGGCGGTCGCGGCCGGCAAAGAGAACGGCGGTTATGAATCAATCGTTGAGGCGGCGCGAAACATGGGAAAAGTGCGTGAAGAGACGTTCAAACCGATTCCGGAGAATGTCGCGATGTACGAGCAGTTGTACCAAGAATATACGAAGTTGCATGACTACTTCGGCCGTGGGGAAAACGATGTCATGAAACGGCTTAAACATTGGAAAGAAACCGCACGAGCGGCGAAAGAATCTATGACTTTATCGTGA
- a CDS encoding arabinan endo-1,5-alpha-L-arabinosidase, translated as MVHFHPFGNVNFYEMDWSLKGDLWAHDPVIAKEGSRWYVFHTGSGIQIKTSEDGVHWENMGWVFPSLPDWCKQYVPEKDEDHLWAPDICFYNGIYYLYYSVSTFGKNTSVIGLATNRTLDPRDPDYEWKDMGPVIHSTASDNYNAIDPNVVFDQEGQPWLSFGSFWSGIQLIQLDTETMKPAAQAELLTIASRGEEPNAIEAPFIVCRNGYYYLFVSFDFCCRGIESTYKIAVGRSKDITGPYVDKNGVSMMQGGGTILDEGNDRWIGPGHCAVYFSGVSAILVNHAYDALKNGEPTLQIRPLYWDDEGWPYLSV; from the coding sequence ATGGTTCATTTCCACCCCTTTGGCAATGTTAACTTTTACGAAATGGATTGGAGTCTTAAGGGAGATTTATGGGCTCATGATCCAGTCATCGCAAAAGAGGGAAGTCGATGGTATGTTTTTCACACCGGGAGCGGCATTCAAATCAAAACATCTGAAGATGGGGTTCATTGGGAGAATATGGGCTGGGTATTTCCATCGTTGCCGGATTGGTGCAAGCAGTATGTTCCAGAAAAAGACGAAGATCATTTATGGGCGCCCGATATATGTTTTTATAACGGAATTTACTATCTGTATTATTCAGTCTCTACCTTTGGAAAAAACACATCGGTGATTGGATTGGCGACCAATCGGACCCTTGACCCGCGAGATCCTGACTATGAATGGAAAGACATGGGTCCCGTTATTCATTCAACGGCTTCCGATAACTATAATGCGATAGATCCGAATGTAGTTTTTGATCAGGAAGGGCAACCTTGGTTAAGTTTCGGTTCTTTTTGGTCGGGAATTCAGTTGATTCAGCTTGACACTGAAACAATGAAACCTGCCGCGCAGGCCGAGTTGCTGACGATTGCCAGCAGGGGTGAGGAGCCTAATGCGATCGAAGCCCCTTTTATCGTGTGCCGGAACGGATATTATTATTTGTTTGTATCATTTGATTTTTGCTGCCGCGGTATTGAAAGCACGTATAAAATCGCCGTTGGTAGGTCAAAGGACATTACAGGGCCATACGTAGACAAAAATGGTGTATCGATGATGCAGGGAGGCGGCACGATTCTTGACGAAGGGAACGACCGTTGGATAGGACCAGGGCATTGCGCCGTTTATTTCTCGGGGGTTTCCGCCATTCTTGTAAACCATGCGTACGACGCTCTCAAAAACGGAGAGCCAACGTTGCAAATCCGGCCTTTGTATTGGGATGATGAAGGGTGGCCGTATTTGTCAGTTTGA